The DNA segment GTGGCGGACTTCCCGGTCCCTCACGGCCGTGAGGAGGAGTGGCGGTTCACCCCGCTGGAGCGGCTCAAGGGCCTGCACGACGGCACCGCCGTCGCGACCGGCTCCGGCGTCGAGATCGAGGTGTCCGCCCCCGAGGGCGTCCGCGTCGAGACCGTCGGCCGTGACGACGCGCGCATCGGCCGGGCCGGCACCCCGGTCGACCGGGTCGCCGCCCAGGCGTACTCCTCCTTCGAGAAGGCCTCGGTCGTCTCGGTGCCCAAGGAGACCGTGCTCAGTGAGCCGATCCGGATCGCCGTGCGCGGCGCCGGCGGCGTCGCCTACGGCCACCAGGTCATCGAGCTCGGGGCCTTCGCCGAAGCCCTCGTGGTCATCGACCACACCGGCGACGCGGTGCTCGCCGCCAACGTCGACTACATCCTGGGTGACGGTGCGAAGCTGACCGTCGTCTCCGTCCAGGACTGGGAGCCCGGCGCCGTGCACGTGGCGCAGCACAACGCGCTGGTGGGCAGGGACGCCTCGCTCAAGTCGGTCGTGGTCACCTTCGGCGGCGACGTCGTACGCCTCCACCCGCGGGTGCAGTACGCGGGCCCCGGCGGTGAGGCCGAGCTCCTCGGGCTCTACTTCACCGACCACGGCCAGCACCAGGAGCACCGCCTCCTCGTCGACCACAACGCGCCGCACTGCAAGTCGAACGTGGCCTACAAGGGCGCGCTCCAGGGCCAGGACGCGCACGCCGTCTGGATCGGCGACGTCCTGATCAGGGCCGCCGCCGAGGGCACCGACTCGTACGAGCTCAACCGCAACCTCGTCCTCACCGACGGCGCGCGGGTCGACTCGGTCCCGAACCTGGAGATCGAGACCGGCGAGATCGCCGGCGCGGGCCACGCGTCGGCCACGGGCCGCTTCGACGACTCGCAGCTCTTCTACCTGCAGTCGCGCGGAATCCCGGAGTCCGAGGCCCGCCGGCTGGTGGTCCGCGGCTTCTTCGCCGAGCTGGTCCAGCAGATCGGTCTGCCGGACGTCGAGGAGCGCCTGCTCGCCAAGATCGACGCCGAGCTGCAGGCAGCCGTCTGATGGCCGCCTTCGTCAGGGCCTGTGCGCTGAGCGAGCTGGAGGACGACACCCCGAAGCGGGTGGAGCTCGACGGCACGCCGGTGTCCGTGGTCCGCACGGAAGGGGAGGTGTTCGCGATCAACGACATCTGCTCGCACGCGAACGTCTCCCTCTCCGAGGGGGAGGTCGAGGACTGCACCATCGAGTGCTGGCTGCACGGTTCCAGCTTCGACCTCCGTACCGGCAAGCCGTCCGGCCTTCCCGCGACGCGCCCCGTCCCCGTTTACCCCGTAAAGATCGAAGGGGACGATGTGCTCGTCTCCGTATCCCAGGAGTCCTGAGTCACCCATGGCAACGCTTGAAATCCGCGACCTGCACGTCTCCGTCGAAACCGAGAACGGTACGAAGGAGATCCTCAAGGGCGTCGACCTGACCGTGAAGCAGGGCGAGACCCACGCCATCATGGGCCCGAACGGCTCCGGCAAGTCGACGCTGGCGTACTCCCTCGCGGGGCACCCCAAGTACACGATCACCAGCGGCACCGTCACCCTCGACGGTGAGGACGTGCTGGAGATGACCGTCGACGAGCGGGCCCGCGCCGGTGTCTTCCTCGCCATGCAGTACCCCGTCGAGGTCCCCGGCGTCTCCGTCTCCAACTTCCTGCGTACGTCGGCCACCGCCATCCGCGGCGAGGCGCCGAAGCTCCGTACCTGGGTGAAGGAGGTCAAGACGGCCATGGAGACCCTCCAGATGGACCCGGCCTTCGCCGAGCGCAACGTCAACGAGGGCTTCTCCGGCGGTGAGAAGAAGCGCCACGAGATCCTCCAGCTGGAGCTGCTCAAGCCGAAGATCGCCATCCTCGACGAGACGGACTCCGGTCTGGACGTCGACGCGCTGCGCCAGGTCTCCGACGGCGTCAACCGCGTCCGTGAGGGCGGCGAGGTCGGCACCCTGCTGATCACCCACTACACGCGCATCCTGCGCTACATCAAGCCCGACTTCGTGCACGTCTTCGCGAACGGCCGGATCGCCGAGTCCGGTGGCCCGGAGCTCGCCGACAAGCTGGAGAACGAGGGCTACGAGGCCTACACGAAGGTTGGCACCGTGAGCGGAGCGAACCCGGAGGAGGACGTCGCGTGACACAGCTGCCGGGCCTCCTGGACACCGACGCGATCCGCAAGGACTTCCCCCTGCTGGATCGTGTGGTCCACGACGGGAAGAAGATCGTTTACCTGGACAACGCGGCGACCTCGCAGAAGCCGCGCCAGGTACTCGACGCGCTGAACGAGTACTACGAGCAGCACAACGCCAACGTCCACCGCGGCGTGCACGTGCTCGCGGAGGAGGCCACGGCGCTGTACGAGGGTGCCCGCGACAAGGTCGCCGCCTTCATCAACGCGCCGAGCCGCGACGAGGTGATCTTCACCAAGAACGCCTCCGAGTCGCTCAACCTCGTGGCCAACATGCTCGGCTGGGCCGACGAGCCGTACCGCGTCGACCACGAGACCGAGATCGTCATCACGGAGATGGAGCACCACTCCAACATCGTGCCGTGGCAGCTGCTCTCGCAGCGCACCGGCGCGAAGCTGAAGTGGTTCGGCCTCACCGACGACGGCCGCCTCGACCTGTCCAACGTCGAGGAGATCATCACCGAGAAGACGAAGATCGTCTCCTTCACGCTGGTCTCCAACCTGATGGGCACGGTCAACCCGGTCGAGGCGATCATCCGGCGCGCCCAGGAGGTCGGTGCGCTGGTCTGCATCGACGCCTCCCAGGCGGCACCGCACATGGTGCTGGACGTGCAGGCGCTGCAGGCCGACTTCGTGGCCTTCACCGGCCACAAGATGGTCGGCCCCACCGGGATCGGCGTCCTCTGGGGCCGTCAGGAGCTCCTGGAGGACCTTCCGCCGTTCCTCGGCGGCGGCGAGATGATCGAGACCGTGTCGATGCACTCCTCGACGTACGCCCCCGCGCCGCACAAGTTCGAGGCCGGTACGCCCCCGATCGCCCAGGCCGTCGGCCTCGGCGCGGCCGTGGACTACCTCTCGTCGATCGGCATGGACAAGATCGCCGCGCATGAGCACGCGCTCACCGAGTACGCGATGAAGCGTCTCGCCGAGATCCCGGACCTGCGGTTCATCGGACCGTCCACGGCCCTGGACCGCGGAGCGACGATCTCCTTCACGCTGGGTGACATCCACCCGCACGACGTGGGTCAGGTCCTCGACGAGGAGGGCATCGCGGTCCGGGTCGGCCATCACTGCGCGCGGCCGGTCTGCCTGCGGTACGGAATTCCTGCGACCACGCGAGCGTCGTTCTATCTGTACTCCACGCCCGAAGAGGTCGACGCGCTGGCGGACGGGCTGGAGCACGTACGGAATTTCTTCGGCTAGGACAGGGCTTGGGGCCTCGCAGGCCCGGCCATATGGACGAGGACATCGGGTAGGGACTGGATCGTGAAGCTGGATTCGATGTACCAGGAAGTGATCCTGGACCACTACAAGCACCCGCACGGGCGCGGTCTCCGTGACGGCGATGCCGAGGTGCACCACGTCAATCCGACGTGCGGCGACGAGATCACGCTGCGTGTGCGGTACGAGGGCGACCGCATCGCGGACGTGTCGTACGAGGGCCAGGGCTGTTCCATCAGCCAGGCCAGCGCGTCCGTGCTGAACGAACTGCTGGTCGGCAAGGAGCTGGGCGACGCCCAGAAGATCCAGTCGACCTTCCTGGAGCTGATGCAGTCCAGGGGGCAGATCGAGCCGGACGACGCGATGGAGGAGGTGCTGGAGGACGCCGTCGCGTTCGCCGGTGTCTCGAAGTACCCGGCGCGCGTCAAGTGCGCGCTGCTGAGCTGGATGGCGTGGAAGGACGCGACGGCGCAGGCGCTGTCCGAAGGGAAGACCGCATGAGCGACAACGAGACCGCCCTGATCAAGCCGGCCTCCGAGGAGGAGGTCCGCGAGGCGCTGTACGACGTCGTCGACCCCGAGCTGGGAATCGACGTGGTCAACCTCGGCCTGATCTACGGCATTCACGTGGACGACGGCAACATCGCCACGCTGGACATGACACTGACGTCCGCGGCCTGCCCGCTGACCGATGTCATCGAGGACCAGGCGAAGTCGGCCACCGAGGGCATCGTCAACGAGCTGAAGATCAACTGGGTCTGGATGCCGCCGTGGGGCCCGGACAAGATCACCGACGACGGCCGTGAGCAGCTGCGCGCGCTCGGCTTCAACGTCTGACCGGTCCTGCCCGGCCGCCCTCAGGCCGGCCGTGACTCTTCCCGTACGGCCCCGGTGCTCCGCGCACCGGGGCCGTATTGTGCTGTTCGCCTTCCGTACGTACGGTGTGCGCGCCCCGTTGGCGCGGAGACCGGAGCCTTCTCGTCGACGACGTCCCCCACCGCGATCCCCCACGACGAGAGGGTTCCCGTGCAGATCCCCGTACAGATTCCCGCGCAGATCTCCGCCATCCTGTCCCGCCGCTCGTTCCGCCCGAGGACCGCCGGTGCGGTCGCCGCCGCGAGCGGGCTGGTCTCGCTGGCCCTCACCGGGCTCAACGCCCCGGCGCACGCGGCGAGTTACGGCACCCCCACGGTCTCCCTCTCGGCCGCCTATCTCTCCGGCGCGGTCGGCGCCACCGGTGACCCCGCCGTCACCGTCACCGTGGGGCAGAGCGGGGCGGACGCCTCGGCGCTCACCGTGGCCGCATCGGCCAGTTCCACGTCCTCCGTCGCCGGGACCGGCGACGTCTCCGTCACCGGCACGGGCGCCACCCGCCGGGTCACGGTCGGCGCCCGCGCGCAGGGCTACACCGACCTCACCCTCAAGGTCACCGGTCTCGGCGGCAAGAGCGCCACCAAGACCCTGCACTACGCCGCGTCGGCCGCGGTCCAGCACAGCGCGGACACCCGCTACTTCACCGGCTCGTCCGACGCGTCGGCCGCCGTCCCGGTCGGCGGCGGCTATGTGGTGGTGGCCGACGACGAGTCCAACACCCTCCGGCTGTACGACGGTTCGACGTCCGGGGCGCCCGTGCGGACCTGGGACTTCAGTGACGATCTCGGGGTCAAGAAGGAGGTCGACATCGAGGGCGCGGCCCGGGTCGGCGACACGGTCTACTGGACGGGCTCGCTGGGCAACAACAAGGACGGCGAGTACAAGTCCGACCGCAACCGGATCTTCACCACGAAGGTCACCGGCTCGGGAGCCGCCACCCAGCTGGCCTTCGGCGGCTCGTACGCGAAGCTCCGTGACGACCTGGTCGCCTGGGACCAAGCCAACGGCGACCGCTACGGATTCGCCGCGGGCACCAAGGACGGCCAGGTGCCCAAGCAGATTGACGGATTCAACATCGAGGGGCTGGAGTTCGCGCCCGGTTCGTCCACCACGGCCTACCTCGGCTTCCGCGCCCCGCTGGTGCCGCCGGAGAACGGCGGCAAGGCGCTGATCGTGCCGGTCACCAACATCGACAAGGTCATCACCGGCAAGAAGGCCGCCTTCGGCACGCCGATCGAGCTGGACCTCGGAGGGCTCGCCATCCGGGACATCCGGAAGAACGCGGCCGACCAGTACCTGATCGTCGCCGGTTCCTGGGCCGCCGACGACAACTCCGATCCGTACGCCCTCTACTCCTGGGACGGTGCCGCCGGGCACGCCCCCGTGAAGCGGGCCGACCTGCCGACCAGCGACCCGGGGGGCTGGGAGGCCGTGGTGGACGTCCCCGACCTGAACGCGGCCGGGGCGCGCGCCCAGCTGATCACCGACGACGGCTCCGCCGACCTCTACGGGGACGGCACGGAGGCGAAGGACCTCACCCACGACGAGTGGAAGAAGTCCCGCGCCACCTGGTTCACCGTGGGGAAGTGACGTCCGGCGGGTCCTGCGCGGCGGTCTCTCCGGCCGCCGCCTCGATGAGCACCGGGCCCAGGTCCTCCTGGCGCATCCGCCGGTCCACGTACAGCAGTCCGGTCACCAGCTGAGGGAAGGTCACCGACACGATCTGGCTGAGCGTCTGGCCCAGCATGGAGAGCGCCAGATAGCCGGTGGCACCGGTCAGCAGCTGGGCCGTGCTCGGGCCGGCGGCGGTGTCCAGGTGGAGCATCGAGCTGTTGAACATCCCCACCATCGTGAAGGGGAGCTGGATGAACGAGCCCGCAGTGGAGCCGATCACCAGGGCCAGCAGCGAGATGCCGCAGACCCGCCACCAGGCGCCCCGTACCAGCCGGGCCGAGCGGCGCAGCGCGCCGACCGGCCCCTGACGCTCGAACACCACGGCGGCCGGGCCCAGGCTGAGGAGCACCCACAGCCACACGGCCGGCGGCAGCAGGGCCAGCCCGCCGACCACGCCCACCACGATCGCCACGGCCGGGTTGTGCGCGCCGACCGCGGCGACGACGACGGCGACCGACGCTCCCGCGATCAGCAGCAGGGGCACAAGGACGATCAGTCCGCTCAGCAGGACGGTGCCGATCACCGGGAACACCCGTGACCAGGCCCGCCGCCAGACGGCCCGGAAGGTCGTCGGCCGGCCGAGCACGGCCTCCCGCAGCACGGTGGCGCACGTGGCGTGGACGAGGGCCGTGCACACCATGCTCAGCAGGCCGGCGGCGAGCAGCACCGCGGAGAACCCCAGCACCACGGGACCGGCCTGGTCCCAGGTGACGTCGGAGGCCTCCGGCGCGTGGACGATCCCGTGGATCCGGCCGGAGAGCGACGCGTAGAGGATCGCGAGAGCCACCCCGATGATCGCGGCGGCGCCGCCGTACACCGCCGCCGCCATGCCGAGCAGTTGCTTCCAGTAGCGGCCGACCGTGGAGACCGCGCCGTTCAGGATGTCGCTGAGCTGCAAGGGCTGCAGGGGTATCACGCCCGGCTTGGGCGCCTGGGGCGGCTGCGGGGCGCCCCATCCCGGCGGGCCCCACCCCGGAGGCCCCCCGTACGGCGGACCTCCGTACGCCCCTGCCCACCCCTGATCCTGTGCCACCGCTCACTCCGTCCCCCGTGCGTCACCCGCCCGGATCCGCGTACTGGATTCTGCCGGACGGCACACCGTAGCCGGTCGCTGATGTGTACGGTCGTACGCATGCCCTACGTACTGCTTGCCGCGGCCATCGCCGCAGAGGTCGGCGGGACCACCGCCATGAAGTACAGCGACGGATTCAGCCGGTTGTGGCCCTCGCTGGCGACGGCGGCCGGGTACGTACTCGCCTTCGTCCTGCTCGCCCAGGTGCTCAAGTCCCTTTCGGTGGGGACCGCGTACGCGATCTGGGCCGGCACCGGCACCGCCGCCGTCGCGGCCATCGGCATGGTCTTCCTGGGGGAGTCGATGAGCGTGGCGAAGCTCGGCGGCATCGCCCTGGTCATCGGCGGGGTCGTGCTGCTCAATCTGGGCGGCTCGCACTGATGGCCCGGCGCTACGACCCGGACCGCCGCGACCGGATCATCGACGCCGCGATCCGGGTCGTAGCCGACCACGGAATCTCCGGGCTGAGCCACCGATCGGTCGCCGCCGAGGCCGATGTGCCGCTCGGCTCGACGACGTACCACTTCGCCACGCTCGACGAACTGCTGGTCGCCGCGTTGCGGAAGGTCAGCGACGAACCGCAGACCGCCGTCGAGGGGTGGGCGCGGGCGCTCGCCGGGCCGGGCGAAGGGCTGGCCGGCCGGCTCACCACGCTGCTCGGACGGCTCGTCGCGGGGGACCGGAGTCGGGTGCGGCTGGAGTACGAGCTGTATCTCGCCGCGCTGCGCCGCGAGGCGCTGCGGCCCGTCGCGGCGGAGTGGCTGGACTCCTTCGTGGAGGTCGTCCGGGCCCAGGTCGGCGGTGACGCCGCGACGGCCCGCGCGCTGGTGGCCCTGATCGACGGGCTGCTGATCCAACTCCTTCTGACGGGAAGGGCGTTCGACCCGGATGAGGTACGGGAGGCGCTGGTGCGGATCATCGGCGGCCGGGACGTCCCGGCCGCCGGGCCACCCGGACCCTGATGGCCCGGGCCAGGATCATGCGGCCCCCCGATCAGCCGGGTGAACAGCACTGCGGGTCAATACACCTGGGTCGACGGGGTGGCCGACCGCTGAGACCGGTTCGCCGGTGCGGCGTCCTGCCGGTTAGGTTTTGGGCATGACCGACACGCTCTCGCAGACCCCTGACCGCTCCACCGGCGCCGTGGCCGCCGGACTTGCCACGATCACCGCCGACGGCACCGTTCTCGACACCTGGTTCCCGGCGCCCGAGCTCACCGCCGACCCCGGCCCCGCGGGCACCGAGCGGCTCTCCGCCGAGCGCGCCGCGGAGCTGCTGGGCGAGGCCGCCCCGAAGGCCGTGGGCCCCGACCCGCGCCGTGGCGTCGAGGTCGTCGCCGTCCGTACGGTCATCGCCTCGCTCGACGACAAGCCGCTGGACGCGCACGACGCCTATCTGCGCCTGCACCTGCTCTCGCACCGGCTGGTCCAGCCGCACGGCCAGAGCCTGGACGGGATGTTCGGCCTGCTCGCCAACGTCGCCTGGACCTCGCTGGGCCCGGTCGCCGTGAACGACATCGAGAAGGTGCGGCTGAACGCCCGCGCCGAGAGCCTGCACCTCCAGGTCACCTCGATCGACAAGTTCCCGCGGATGACGGACTACGTCGTGCCCAAGGGCGTCCGGATCGCCGACGCCGACCGGGTTCGGCTCGGCGCGCACCTCGCCGAGGGCACGACCGTCATGCACGAGGGCTTCGTCAACTTCAACGCGGGCACGCTCGGCACCTCCATGGTCGAGGGCCGGATCTCGGCGGGCGTCGTGGTCGGCGACGGCTCCGACATCGGCGGCGGCGCCTCCACCATGGGTACTCTCTCCGGCGGCGGCAACGTCCGTATCACCATCGGTGAGCGCTGCCTCGTCGGCGCCGAGGCGGGTGTCGGGATCGCGCTCGGCGACGAATGCGTCGTCGAGGCCGGCCTCTACGTCACCGCGGGGACCCGGGTCACGATGCCCGACGGGCAGGTCGTCAAGGCCCGTGAGCTCTCCGGCGCCTCGAACATCCTCTTCCGCCGCAACTCGGTCACCGGCACGGTGGAGGCCCGTCCGAACAACGCGGTCTGGGGCGGCCTCAACGAGATCCTGCACCACCACAACTGACACGCCCTGCCCCGCCGCCGCCCGGTGCCGGTCTCACCCGGCGGCGGGCAGCTCCGCGTACGCCCTCCGCAGCCCGTCGACCGCATCGCGGCCGGCGGGTGCAGCGGCTCACGGACCGGCCCCGTGCCGGCTCGACGGTGTGCCGGGTCGAGGCGCTGCCCACCCCCCGCCACGATGTGCGCCCGGTCGCCGACTGCCTCCGCGGCCGCCCGTACTTCTTCGACCGGATGCGCACCACGGCTGAACGGTCTCTGCCCGAAGCTTGAGCTACGGATCAGTAGCCCCCGCCGCTGCTGGAACTGCTCGAAGGCGAACTGCTGGAGCTGCTCGACG comes from the Streptomyces sp. NBC_01471 genome and includes:
- the sufD gene encoding Fe-S cluster assembly protein SufD; this translates as MAEAQNSPTGSTTAGSIAVAAESTVATRMSAPPSFDVADFPVPHGREEEWRFTPLERLKGLHDGTAVATGSGVEIEVSAPEGVRVETVGRDDARIGRAGTPVDRVAAQAYSSFEKASVVSVPKETVLSEPIRIAVRGAGGVAYGHQVIELGAFAEALVVIDHTGDAVLAANVDYILGDGAKLTVVSVQDWEPGAVHVAQHNALVGRDASLKSVVVTFGGDVVRLHPRVQYAGPGGEAELLGLYFTDHGQHQEHRLLVDHNAPHCKSNVAYKGALQGQDAHAVWIGDVLIRAAAEGTDSYELNRNLVLTDGARVDSVPNLEIETGEIAGAGHASATGRFDDSQLFYLQSRGIPESEARRLVVRGFFAELVQQIGLPDVEERLLAKIDAELQAAV
- a CDS encoding bifunctional 3-phenylpropionate/cinnamic acid dioxygenase ferredoxin subunit, giving the protein MAAFVRACALSELEDDTPKRVELDGTPVSVVRTEGEVFAINDICSHANVSLSEGEVEDCTIECWLHGSSFDLRTGKPSGLPATRPVPVYPVKIEGDDVLVSVSQES
- the sufC gene encoding Fe-S cluster assembly ATPase SufC, with amino-acid sequence MATLEIRDLHVSVETENGTKEILKGVDLTVKQGETHAIMGPNGSGKSTLAYSLAGHPKYTITSGTVTLDGEDVLEMTVDERARAGVFLAMQYPVEVPGVSVSNFLRTSATAIRGEAPKLRTWVKEVKTAMETLQMDPAFAERNVNEGFSGGEKKRHEILQLELLKPKIAILDETDSGLDVDALRQVSDGVNRVREGGEVGTLLITHYTRILRYIKPDFVHVFANGRIAESGGPELADKLENEGYEAYTKVGTVSGANPEEDVA
- a CDS encoding cysteine desulfurase — translated: MTQLPGLLDTDAIRKDFPLLDRVVHDGKKIVYLDNAATSQKPRQVLDALNEYYEQHNANVHRGVHVLAEEATALYEGARDKVAAFINAPSRDEVIFTKNASESLNLVANMLGWADEPYRVDHETEIVITEMEHHSNIVPWQLLSQRTGAKLKWFGLTDDGRLDLSNVEEIITEKTKIVSFTLVSNLMGTVNPVEAIIRRAQEVGALVCIDASQAAPHMVLDVQALQADFVAFTGHKMVGPTGIGVLWGRQELLEDLPPFLGGGEMIETVSMHSSTYAPAPHKFEAGTPPIAQAVGLGAAVDYLSSIGMDKIAAHEHALTEYAMKRLAEIPDLRFIGPSTALDRGATISFTLGDIHPHDVGQVLDEEGIAVRVGHHCARPVCLRYGIPATTRASFYLYSTPEEVDALADGLEHVRNFFG
- the sufU gene encoding Fe-S cluster assembly sulfur transfer protein SufU, whose translation is MKLDSMYQEVILDHYKHPHGRGLRDGDAEVHHVNPTCGDEITLRVRYEGDRIADVSYEGQGCSISQASASVLNELLVGKELGDAQKIQSTFLELMQSRGQIEPDDAMEEVLEDAVAFAGVSKYPARVKCALLSWMAWKDATAQALSEGKTA
- a CDS encoding metal-sulfur cluster assembly factor, which gives rise to MSDNETALIKPASEEEVREALYDVVDPELGIDVVNLGLIYGIHVDDGNIATLDMTLTSAACPLTDVIEDQAKSATEGIVNELKINWVWMPPWGPDKITDDGREQLRALGFNV
- a CDS encoding DUF3616 domain-containing protein codes for the protein MVSLALTGLNAPAHAASYGTPTVSLSAAYLSGAVGATGDPAVTVTVGQSGADASALTVAASASSTSSVAGTGDVSVTGTGATRRVTVGARAQGYTDLTLKVTGLGGKSATKTLHYAASAAVQHSADTRYFTGSSDASAAVPVGGGYVVVADDESNTLRLYDGSTSGAPVRTWDFSDDLGVKKEVDIEGAARVGDTVYWTGSLGNNKDGEYKSDRNRIFTTKVTGSGAATQLAFGGSYAKLRDDLVAWDQANGDRYGFAAGTKDGQVPKQIDGFNIEGLEFAPGSSTTAYLGFRAPLVPPENGGKALIVPVTNIDKVITGKKAAFGTPIELDLGGLAIRDIRKNAADQYLIVAGSWAADDNSDPYALYSWDGAAGHAPVKRADLPTSDPGGWEAVVDVPDLNAAGARAQLITDDGSADLYGDGTEAKDLTHDEWKKSRATWFTVGK
- a CDS encoding multidrug efflux SMR transporter translates to MPYVLLAAAIAAEVGGTTAMKYSDGFSRLWPSLATAAGYVLAFVLLAQVLKSLSVGTAYAIWAGTGTAAVAAIGMVFLGESMSVAKLGGIALVIGGVVLLNLGGSH
- a CDS encoding TetR/AcrR family transcriptional regulator; the encoded protein is MARRYDPDRRDRIIDAAIRVVADHGISGLSHRSVAAEADVPLGSTTYHFATLDELLVAALRKVSDEPQTAVEGWARALAGPGEGLAGRLTTLLGRLVAGDRSRVRLEYELYLAALRREALRPVAAEWLDSFVEVVRAQVGGDAATARALVALIDGLLIQLLLTGRAFDPDEVREALVRIIGGRDVPAAGPPGP
- the dapD gene encoding 2,3,4,5-tetrahydropyridine-2,6-dicarboxylate N-succinyltransferase, which produces MTDTLSQTPDRSTGAVAAGLATITADGTVLDTWFPAPELTADPGPAGTERLSAERAAELLGEAAPKAVGPDPRRGVEVVAVRTVIASLDDKPLDAHDAYLRLHLLSHRLVQPHGQSLDGMFGLLANVAWTSLGPVAVNDIEKVRLNARAESLHLQVTSIDKFPRMTDYVVPKGVRIADADRVRLGAHLAEGTTVMHEGFVNFNAGTLGTSMVEGRISAGVVVGDGSDIGGGASTMGTLSGGGNVRITIGERCLVGAEAGVGIALGDECVVEAGLYVTAGTRVTMPDGQVVKARELSGASNILFRRNSVTGTVEARPNNAVWGGLNEILHHHN